Proteins from a single region of Mytilus trossulus isolate FHL-02 chromosome 2, PNRI_Mtr1.1.1.hap1, whole genome shotgun sequence:
- the LOC134707442 gene encoding uncharacterized protein LOC134707442 translates to MGSKEELDTLKLEDISTLFKAGCVVLIAAFLFHTIGMATNHWAVSVTDAHGTIQYNGLWEKCADVRLGKGDFECQGFIWSDPQVSHWFRYVQTTEVLAFCAMMIMIAFALLYLFAKFINEDHKKNLRVLALVLGFLSGILIIVACIVFGSLKDVQKPRRMQAASVNLSWSFAFSLIGGLLSIATGVIFTISS, encoded by the exons ATGGGTTCTAAAGAAGAACTTGATACCTTGAAATTGGAGGACATTTCTACTCTGTTTAAAGCGGGATGTGTTGTTCTGATAGCAGCATTCCTCTTCCACACGATAGGTATGGCAACCAACCACTGGGCTGTATCAGTAACGGATGCCCATGGCACCATTCAGTATAATGGTTTGTGGGAGAAGTGTGCTGATGTTAGATTAGGGAAAGGAGATTTTGAATGCCAAGGTTTTATCTGGTCAGATCCACAAGTCAGTC ATTGGTTTCGTTATGTACAGACAACAGAAGTGCTAGCATTCTGTGCAATGATGATAATGATTGCATTTGCTTTATTGTACCTGTTTGCTAAATTCATCAACGAAGATCATAAAAAGAATCTAAGAGTTCTGGCCCTTGTTTTAGGTTTCCTCAGTG GTATTCTTATCATTGTTGCCTGCATTGTATTTGGATCACTTAAAGATGTACAGAAACCAAGAAGGATGCAAGCAGCCTCTGTCAACTTATCATGGAGCTTTGCCTTTAGTTTGATTGGTGGATTGTTGTCAATAGCAACAGGAGtcattttcacaatttcatcataa